The nucleotide window CGATCGGTGCCACGGCCGCCGTGCAGGATGAGTTGCTGGCCGATGTGCGCGCGGCCGAACAGGGCAAGCTGCCAGCCGGCACGGACGCGGCTTTCGCGGCAGCCGACAAGGCCTTGAACGACGTCTATCGAAAGGTGATGGCGCTGCCCGCCGATGACTCGGGCCGGGTGGCCCATAGCACGGTGACGAAGCCGGACATCCGCGCCACGCAGCGCAGCTGGATCGCCTACCGCGACGCGTGGAGCGCCTTCGCGCAAGCCCGCTATCCGGCGGTGCCGGCCGCCGCGTGGAAAACCCGGCTCACCGAACGCCGCACGGCGCAGCTGCGCGAGTGGCTGGAGTGAGCACCTCGTCCGAGACCGCCACGTCCGTAACCAACTCCCGGCCGCTGGGCTACCTGTACCTGGCGCTGGCGATGGTGACCGTCGGCAGTGCCGTCGTCGCCAGCAAGATCGTCGCCGCCACGCTGCCGCCGTTCACGGCCACGCTGTTGCGGTATGCGATGGCGCTGCCGTTCTTCCTCGTGCTGATGCGCTGGCAGGGGACGCGCCTGCCGGAGATGCCCCGCTCGGACTGGGTGCTGCTCGTGCTGCAGTCGGCGGCCGGCGCGATCGGCTACACGGCCTTGCTGATGGCCGGCCTGCGCGAAGCCTCGGCCGGCGATGCCGCCATCATCGTCGGCCTGCTGCCGCTCGTGTCGGCGTTGTTTGCCGTGCTGGCGCTGGGCGAGCGGCCCCATGGCGCGTTGTGGCTGGCGCTCGCGGTGGCGCTGGCCGGCGTGCTGCTGGCCACCGGCGCTGGAAGCGAGGCAGCGCGCTCCTGGCGCGGCAACCTGCTGGTGCTGGGCGCGGTCGTGTGCGAGAGCGTGTTCATCCTGCTGAACCGGAAGATGAAGACCAGCGTGCCGCCGCTGGCGCTTTCGGTCTTGATGACGGCGATCGGGCTGGTGCTGTCGGCGGCGGCGGCGCTGCCCGAGGCCCCCTGGTCGCTGGCGTATGGCCGGACCGCGCTGCTGGCGATCGCCTATTACGCGCTGGTGCCCACGGTGGCCGGCTACCTGCTGTGGTATGCGGGCGCCGCCCGGATCGGAGCCGCGGAGGCTTCGCTGATGACGGCCGTGGCGCCGGTAGCGGCGCTGTTCCTGGCCGCCGTGGTGCTGCACGAGCCGGTCACGCCGGCGCAGCTGGCCGGCACCGGCTGCGTGCTGGGCGCGGTGCTGGCCTATGGCCTGGCGGGACGGCGCGCCATCAGTGCGCCGTCGACTTCGAAAACAGCTGCATGACCAGCACGCCGGCCACGATCAGGCCGATGCCGACGAGTGCCGGCAGGTCGAGCCGCTGCTGGAACAGGAAATAGCCCACCAGGGTGATCAGCACGATGCCGGCGCCCGACCAGATCGCATAGACGACGCCCATCGGGATGGTGCGCAGCGTCAGCGACAGCATGTAGAACGCCACCCCGTAGCCGATCACCACGAGGATCGACGGAATGGTGCGCGTGAAGCCTTCCGAAGCCTTCAGCGCGGAGGTGGCGATCACTTCGGCCACGATGGCGATCGCCAGGTACAGCCAGTTCATTGGGACTCCTTGGATGCGAAAGACGCACTGTAGCACCCTGTTCCGCTACTTTGCCGCAACATGCAAGTCATATGGCATCATCGCGCGCACCAAGCCGCTGCTGTTTCCGCCCCCGACCCGACGCCGAGAGAGGAAATCCGATGCCATCCCGCCCGCTGTTCGCCGCCTCCCAGACTACCCTCAGTACTTCATTCAGTACCTCGCTTGCTACTTCGCTCGCCACCGCGGTCGCTGCCTGCCTGCTGGGCCTCGCGGCCGCTCCCGCCATCGCCCAGGTGGCGCCGGTTGAAAAAGGATTTACGCTGGAAAAGGTGGCCGACTTCGGCCACCAGGTCACCGGCGTCACCGTGGCCGAGGATGGCCGCGTCTTCGTCAATTTCCCGCGCTGGACCGAGGATTCGCCGGTGTCCGTGGCCGAGGTGAAGGATGGCGTCGCGACGCCGTTCCCGAACGAGCAGTGGAATGCCTGGCGCAACGCCCGCAAGGATGAGCTGTCGCCCGGCGAGCACTGGGTCTGCGTGCAGAGCGTGGTGGCGGACAAGCAGGGCAATGTGTGGGTGCTGGACCCCGCCGCGCCGGCGCAGGGGCCGATCGTGCCGGGCGGACCGAAGCTGGTCCGTATCAGCCTGGCGTCCAGCGCGGTGCTGCAGAACATCCGCTTCGACGAAAGCGTCGCCACGCAGGGCTCGTACCTGAACGACGTGCGCTTTTCGCCGGACGGCAAATGGGCCTACATCACCGATTCCGGCGTGCGCGGCGCGATCGTGCTGGTGGACCTGGCCACCGGCGAGGCGAAGCGGCTGCTGGACGGCGATCCGTCCACGCAGCCGAAGAAGGGACTGGTCGTGACGGCGGACGGCAAGCCGCTGCGCCGGCCCGATGGCAAGGGCATCGAGTTCGCCGCCGACGGCATCGCCCTGTCGCCGGATGGCCAGTACCTGTACTGGCAGGCCATCAAGGGCGATACGCTGTACCGCATCGCCACCCGCGTGCTGGTCGAGGAAGGCTGGCGCGGCGACGATATCGGCGGCCGGGTGGAGACAGTGGGGCGCAACGGCGTGGCCGATGGCCTTCTGATCGACCGCGGCGGCAAGCACATGTACATCACTTCGCCCGAGGATGATTCGGTCAAGGTGCGCAACCTGCAACTGCCGGGGAGCCTGCCGCGCGTGGTGATCCGCGACGAGCGGCTGCGCTGGCCGGATACGTTCAGCCAGGGCCCGGACGGCGTGGTGTACGTGACCACCTCGCGCATCCAGGACTCGGCCTTCTTCAAGCCCGGCGCGCCGATCGCGTTGCCCACCTCGCTGTGGCGGCTGAAGAACGGCAAGTGAGGCCGCCGGCTTACAGGTCGACCTTCAGCCGCGCGACCACGCTGCGTTCGGCGCCCGGCGTGACGTACAGGTTGCCCCACGACGCGGTGTAGAACAGGCGGTTCGCCAGGTTGTGCACGTCGACCGACAGGCGGGTGCGCCGGTTGACCTGCCAATAGCTGACCAGCTTGAACGTCGTGTAGGCGGGCAGGGAATACGTGTCGGCATTGTTGCCGGAGCGTTCGCCCACGTGGTTCACGCCGGCGCCGACACCGTAGCGGCTGCCGCCGGGCAGGCGGTCTTCGCGGATCGCCAGCAGGCCGGCGCTGTACTCGGGCACATTGGCCAGGCGCGTGCCGGCGGCCAGGGTCTTGTCCTTCGTCACGCGGGCATCGTTCCAGGCGAAGTTGCCCATCACGCGCCAGTGGCGGCCCGCCTGGCCGTTGACGTCGGCCTCCACGCCGGTGCTCTTGATTTCGCCGGCGGCCACCGAGTAGCCGGGGATGTCGCTGGCCGTCAGCACGTTGGTCTTGGTGATGTCGTAGATGGCCAGCGTGGCGCCCAGTCGCCGGTCCGGCGTCTGCAGCTTCCAGCCCGCCTCGTAGGCGGTGGAACGCTGCGGATCGAAGGGCAGGCCGGCGATGTCGGTGCCGTTATTGCCGCGGAACGATTTGCCGGCCGAGAGGTACAGCGAACTCCAGGCGTTGGGCAGGAAGGTCACGCCGGCGCGCGGCGTGACGGCGCTCTGCTCGCGCGCCACGAAGGTCTTCGCCACGCGGTTTTCCAGCGACTGGCTGTACTCGTCCCAGCGCACGCCGAGCAGCAGCTTCCACTGCTCGGAAAGGCTCAGCTGGTCTTGCGCGAACACGGCCTTCACGCGCTGGCGTTCGTCGGAACTGCTGGTGCGGTTCGCCAGCGGCGGCACGGGCTGGCCGTACACCGGCGCGTGGATGTCGATCGGGTAGTTGGCCGAACGGAGGATTTCCGTATTCATGAACAGGCGCGAGGCCTCGGCCCCGACCAGCAGCGTGTGGCCCACGGCACCGGTCGCGAATTTTCCTTCCAGTTCGGCCTGCAAGGCGCTGTCGCGCGAGGGCAGCGTGCGCCAGGTAGCCTGGCGGTTCAGCGTGCGGTTGTCGGCCGCCAGCCCGTTCGCTTCCGTGTATTCGCCCTGGAATTTGCTTTCCTTGTAGCTGGCGCCGAGGCGCACGCGCCAGTGGTCCGACAGACGGTGATCCAGCGTGGCCTGGTGCGTGTCGCTGGAGAGGCGCAGGTTTTCGTCGCCGGGCTCGTTCAGTACACGGTCGCGCGGCAGCGTGCCGAGCACGCCGCGCACATTGATCACGCCGCGGTCCAGCGGCGTGTTCGCGCGCAGGAATTCCGATTCCAGGTTCAGCGTGGTACGGCTGTCGATCACCCAGGTCAGCGCGGGTGCCACCAGGTGGCGCTTGTTGTGCAGCAGCGAGGAGCGCGTATTGCCTTCTTCGGCCATCACGTTCAGGCGATAGGCCACCGAATTACCCAGCGCGCCCGTGCTGTCCAGCGTGGCGCGCCGCAGGCCGGCGCTGCCGATGCTGATCTCGGCCACGTGGTCGGCGGCGAACTTCGGCTTCTTGGTCACGATATTGATCGTGCCGCCCGGTTCGCTGCCGCCATAGACTGCGCCGGCCGGGCCTTTCAGGAACTCGAAACGTTCCACGGTGGCGGTATCGCGCGGCGGGTTGTAGCCACGCGAACCGGGGAAACCATTGACGAGATATCCCATGTCCGTGCTGCTGAAGCCGCGGATCGCGAAGTTGTCCCAGGTGCCGCCGAAATCGTTGAGGCGGGAAATGCCGCTGACGAAGTCCACGGTGTCGGCCATGCGCGTGGCGCCCAGGTCGTCGATCTGCTGGCTGCCGATCACCCGCACCGATTGCGGGACTTCTTCCAGGGGCGTCTCGGTGCGCGTGGCGCCGCGCGACGCTTGCGCATTCCACCCGTCGCCAACGCGCTCGGCAACGACGTTCACTTGCGGCATCGGCGTGCCTTCCGATACCTCCGTGCCGGCGGTGGCGGAAAGCGTGGTGGAGAGAATGCACAGCGCAGCAAGACTGGTCGCCGGAGAGGAAGAGTTCATGGAGCCTTCGAAAAAAGGCTCGACTATAAATGAGAATCATTACTGTTTGCAAGCGGTGAGCGCGTCCGCGGCGCGTTGCATGCGGTTTGCGTGCGCAACGACAGTGGCTGCCGGGAATGCACGGCCCCATGAAAAAGCCAACCGCGCGGGTTGGCTTTCCAGTGCTACGGGCGCGCTCGCTGGCGCCTGCTTATGTTGATATTTTCATGCTGATTTTGCTTATTTGCGCTTATTTGCGCGGCGCAGACGCCAGCCGAGGCCGGCGAGACCCAGCGTCAGCAATGCCACTTGCGATGGTTCCGGTACCGGGCTGACGCCGGCATAGGCACTGACCGCATAGCCGAGTTCACCTTCGAGCGCCGCGTTGCCGCTCGAGAAGGTGACCGACAGCAGGCGCTGTTCCGAATTGCCCAGGTAGCTGACCAGGTAGTCTTCGATCTGCGCCGGCTCGCCCGTGACCACATCGTAGGTGCCGCCGAACAGGGTGCTGTAGCTCGATCCGCCATACGTGGCGTCGGCGCCGACGCCACCCGAGACGCCGGCGTCCGCATACAGGATGACCTGGGTATTGGCGGTGAGCGTGAACGAATGGCCAACGGCGACCGTGCTGAACAGTTCACCTTCGGAACCTGTGAAATTCGCCGAAACACTGGCTGCGCCGTTGTCCAGCGTGCCCGTGGAGTTGCCGGCACCGACCGTGGCGGCCACGGTGCCGTCTTCCGTGAGGTATTCGAACGGATCGGGGATGCCGAAGTCGTCGTAGTAGCCGGCGGTCAGCACTTTGCCGACTTCATCCAGCGTCAGTTGCGCGGTAACGCCATCGTTCAGGTCGAGATCGATGACTTCAAAGCGGAAATTGCTGATCTGCGCCGTGGAGGTGACATCGGCGAACGCGGTCAATGGCAGAGACAGCGCGAGTGCAGCGGCAATAGCGGACAATTTCATTCAGGCTCCGGCATGTGTTAGAGGAAAAACATGATTTTAACCGCAGAGTTGGTAGTTTTTTAAGTTATTTATAAGTGAATTTGTCCGTCAGATGCATCGATCCGTCGCTGTCTGGACAGGTTCTGTCGTTGGCCGAGGCAGCTGCCGGGTGTTGGCGGTCCCGGCCGGGCACTTCTCGGCGCCACGGATGGGCTAACTCGGCTATCCTCCCGTCCTTTACAAAATCATCACGCCTTGCCGGGCTGATGAGTGGCACAAGGGAAGTGGATGAAGGTAGCAAACAAGAGCGGCGATACGGCCGCGACGACGGCGTCGAACAAGCTGTCGGTTCCGGAAGCGAACGGGCGGGCCGGGACGGAATTCATGCTGGTGAACTGGCTGAAGGCGGTGGCCGCGCAATTGATCGTGCTGCACCACCTGGCGTTCTATGGCCCGATGGCCGACCATGCGCGCACCCTGTTGCCCGAAGTGATGGACTGGCTCGCCGACCCGGCGCGCTTCGCCGTGCAGGTGTTCCTGGTGATCGGCGGGTTCCTGGCCGCGAAGTCGCTGAGTCCCGAGGGCCGCGCCGGGCTGGTCCGTCCGCGCGCGGCGCTATGGCGGCGCTACGTCAAGCTGGCGCCGCCATTCCTGGCCGCGACGCTGCTGGCCGCGCTGGCATCAGCCTGGGCCGCCGCGTGGATGACACATGATTCGATTTCCGCACCCGCCACGTTCGCGCAGCTGTGCGCCCACGCGGTATTGCTGCACGGCGTGCTGGGGTATGAATCGCTGTCGGCGGGCGCCTGGTATGTCGCCATCGATTTCCAGCTGTATGCGGCGCTGGCCCTGATGCTGTGGCTGGGCGGCCGCGTGGCCGGCACGCGGCCGCTGCCGTGGTTGATGCCGTGCGCTGTCGCGCTGGGCATCGCCGCGTCGCTGTTCTATTTCAACCTCGATGCCGGCTGGGACGACTGGGCTCCCTATTTCTTCGGCAGCTATGGCCTGGGCGTCATGGCGTGGTGGGCAGGCGACCGCAGCCGCAAGGGCGGCGCCGTCGCGTTGCTCGCGGCGCTTGCCGTGTTGCCGGTGCTTGCCGCGCTGGTGCTCGACTTCCGCGACCGGATCGCGCTGGCGCTGGCGGTGGCCGGCCTGCTGTTCCTGTTCGGCCGCCTGCGCGCGCTGCCGAATGGGCCCGCGGCGTCCGCTGCCAGCTGGCTCGGGCGCATTTCCTACGCCATCTTCCTCGTGCACTTTCCCGTCTGCCTGGTGGTCAACGCGGCGTTCACGCGGTTTGTGCCGGCCGAGCCGGCATGGCAGCTGCTCGGCATGCTGGGCGCGTGGGGTGCGAGCCTGGCGGCCGGCGCCGCGTTTTACCGGTGGGTCGAGATGCCGCTCGGCCGCATGGTGCGCTCCGCTGCCACGCGGGTTGCCGCGCCTGCGTGGAAGGGGAGCAGGCAACGCTGCGCTCGTGAGGTGGCCTGCGCCAAAAAAAAAGGCCAACCGCGCAGGTTGGCCGAAATGGGGGAGGGTAATGCTTTGCTGCTCAGTGTTTACTGCCGTGCGCCTACTTGCTTGTGCCTGCTTAGTTGTGCCTGCTTAGTTAAGCCTGCTTAGTTAAGCCTGCTTCGTAGCGCGCTCGCGCGGATGCTCCTTCCTGCTTGCGCCGCAGGCGCCGGGCCAGCTCGCGCGACATGGAGTGCATCCCGCGAAATCGAACGAGCGCTATCGTAGCCGAGCTCGTTGTTTTATTTCTAATGGATTGTTAAGCGAAATTGTCATGAATGTATGACATCGCAAGGGCGGAAATATGACGGCGGGCGGCGAAGTGCCTGTACCTGAACGGGCCGGCGGAAAAGCAAGACAGGATCGCCAACAAGAAGACCAAACAAAAAAGCCAACCGCGGACGGTTGGCTTCTCTGATCTATTCGTGGTAGGCCGTGCGGGATTCGAACCTGCGACCAACGGATTAAAAGTCCGCTGCTCTACCAGCTGAGCTAACGACCCGAAAGAGGCCGTATTATATACGTGTCGTTGCGCTCTGCCAAGCGCATTTCCTGTTGATACGCATGCGGCCTCTGCGAATCTTCAGGAAATACGCTTCGGCGCGACACTGCGCCTGGCCCAACGAGGTCAGGCAAGCGATGCCGTGGCCTTCAGCACTTCCTCGGCGGTGGTCGCGCCTTCGCTGATCTTTCCGGCGCCGGCGATGCGCAGCGGTTTCATGCCGTCGGCGATCGCTTGCCGGCGCAGCGCGGCGATATCGGTGTCTTCCTTGACGAGGGCATTGAATGCGGCGCTGACGGTCAGCAGCTCATAGATGCCGGTGCGGCCGCGAAAGCCCGTTTGCCGGCACTCGGGGCAGCCCACCGGGCGGTAAACCTGCTGCGGTTTCGGCAGGTTCCAGGACCCGCCGATGCCTTGCCAGATGTCGTCCGGCAGCGTGCCGTCCGGCGCCTTGCAGTCGGCGCACAGGGTGCGCACCAGGCGCTGCGCCATGATGCCGATGATGGTTGCCTCCAGCAGGTAATACGGCACGCCGAGTTCCAGCAGCCGCATCACGGCCGATGGCGCGTCGTTGGTGTGCAGCGTCGACAGCACCAGGTGGCCGGTCAGCGCGGCCTGGATCGCCATTTCGGCCGTGGCCAGGTCGCGGATCTCGCCGACCATGATGATGTCCGGGTCTTGCCGCATCAGCGCGCGCACGCCGTCCGCGAAGGACAGGTCGATGCCCGGCTGCACCTGCATCTGGTTGAACGATGCTTCCACCATCTCGATCGGGTCTTCCACGGTACACACGTTCACTTCGGAAGTGGCCAGCGCCTTCAGCGTGGTGTACAGGGTGGTGGTCTTGCCCGAACCGGTGGGGCCGGTCACGAGGATGATGCCGTGCGGCCGCTTCGTCAGCGCATCCCAGCGTGCCGCATCCTCGGGCGGGAAGCCCAGTTCGGGCAGCGTCTTGACGACGACTTCCGGGTCGAAGATCCGCATCACCAGCTTCTCGCCGAACGCGGTCGGCAGCGTGGACAGCCGTAGCTCGATTTCCTGGCCGCCGGCGGTCCGCGTCTTGATCCGGCCATCCTGCGGGCGGCGCTTCTCGATCACGTCCATCCGCCCCAGCAGCTTGATGCGCGCGGTCATCGCGATCATCACCACTGCGGGCACCTGGTATACCTGGTGCAGCATGCCGTCGATGCGGAAGCGGATATTGCCGATGTCGCGCTTCGGTTCCAGGTGGATGTCGGAAGCGCGCTGCTCGAACGCGTATTGCCACAGCCAGTCGACGATGTTAATCACATGCTGGTCGTTGGCGTCGACCTGCCGGTTGCTCTTGCCCATCTCGACCAGCTGCTCGAAGTTGTTGCGCAGGGCGAGGTCCTGGCCGTTGGACTTGTTGGCATCCCTGATCGACTTGGCCAGGGAAAAGAATTGCGAGGTGTACTGGGCGATGTCGAGCGGATTGGCGATCACGCGGCGGATCGAGCGGCGCGAGATCTTGGCGATCTCCGGTTCCCATTCGAGCGCGAACGGGTCGGCGGTGGCGACGGTCAGCGTGTCGGCCGTGATTTCCACCGGCAGGATGTTGAAGCGCGCCGCATAGCTGGCCGACATCACGTCCGCCACGCGGGTGAAGTCGACCTTCAGCGGATCGATGCGGTACAGCGGCAGCCGGGCGCGCCCGGCCAGCCATTCGGTCAGCACATCCAGCGTCAGTTGCCGGTGCGGCGGCTGGGCGGACAGGATCTTGCAATGCGCCACCGCGCACAGCGGATGCATCGAGCCGGCGGTGTTGCGGAGGATGCCCTGGGCCTGCGCGTAATGGGCCTTGACGCCGGCTTTCTCGACCATGCCGTCGGCCAGCAGCCACGTGAAGATCTGTTGCAGGTCGAGTGTCCTGGTCATGGCTATGCCCCGGCCGAAGCGAGGCCCTTCACCCATAATTTCGCCGGCAGCCTGGTCTGCGCGTGGATCGCCTTGGCACGCTCTTCCAGGGCAGGGATGTCGAGCGGGCGGGCGCGCCGGAATGCCAGCGCGACCACGTTGCCCTCGTGGACTTCGGGCAGGCTGACCACTTGCGGGAACGCGTACTTCATCGCCTTCAGGTTCTTCGCATAGCTGGGATGGTCGCCGAACAGGTTCACGGTCATGATGCCATCCTCGCGCAGGCAGGCGGCGCAGGCGGCATAGAATTCCGCCGAGTCCAATACCGGGCCGCGCGCGGTGGCGTCGTACAGGTCCACCTGCAGCGCATCGAGGCTGTTGTGGTTGGCGGGATCGCTGACGAAATCCAGCGCATCCATCTCCAGCACGCGCAGCCGCGCATCGTCCGGCGGCAGCTTGAACATCGACTGGCAGATGGCGATCACGTGCGGGTTCAGTTCCACCGCCGTCACCTGCGCCTCGGGGAAGGTGCGGTAGCAGAACTTCGTCAGCGTGGCGGTACCCAGGCCCAGTTGGGCGACGCTGCGCGGCGTATCGATCCACAGCATCCATGCCATCATCTGCTGGGCGTACTCCAGTTCGGGCCAGTCGGGCTTGCGGATACGCATGGCGCCCTGTACCCATTCGGTGCCGAAGTGCAGGTAGCGCACGCCATCCTGTTCGGACAGCGTGACCGGCGCGAATTTCGGTTTATACGGCGCCAGCTTGCGTGCGGCGGTTTTCGCCGCCGGCTTCGCGGGACGGGACGATTCTTCTTTTTCGATGGATTTACGTTTGATCAGCATGGGAGGGATTCCGGTGGGGCCTTCATTATCCCGCGTCGCTTTGCCCTGGATCAAGCTTTCAATGGCAAGCGTGCCGATGCGAGGGCGCCTCGATGGTGTCATTGATACGCCGATGACTGTGCCGATAAGGGTGCCGATAAGGGTGCCGATGCGTGCGCCAATGCAAACTGCCGGCGCGCGGGCCGGCAGTGTCGTGATGGCATGCCCGCCTGGCCATGCCGTCACGGAGCTGCTTCATGGAGCTACTTCATGGCGGCTACTGGACCGGTTCGACCGAGACCCGCAGGCGCACGCGTTCGCCCGGATCTTGCGACATGTAACTGGTGTAGTTGCGGCCGCGGTAGTCATACACGACTTCGTAGCCGGTGGTACGCGATTCCCAGCTGTCGACGGTACGGCATTGTTTCACCGCCTGTTCCTGCACGCCCGCGGGCGCCGCGTTCTGGTTGTCGACGCGGTCGCCGACCACCGCGCCGGCGATCGCACCGGCCGCCGCCGCTGCCGTGCGGCCGCTGCCGCTGCCGACCTGGCTGCCCAGCAGCGCGCCGGCGATGCCGCCGACGATGGAGCCACCCACGCTGCGCTGCTGCGGCTGCTGGACCTGCACATACTCCGTGCGGCATTCCTGCTGTGGACGGTTGACCCGCTCGACCTGCGGCGTGACCCGCACGACGCGGCCGTAATCCTCGAAATCGGCGGCCTGCACGGCCGGCAGCGAGCCAAGCAGCACGGCCGACAACATCCATTTCAATGGCAACTGAGTTTTCAGTTTCATTTGAAGTACCTCTATTGGTGATTGTCTTATTGTCAGTGACGATTGTGGAAATACAGGGAAGTGTGTATTACGCGGTGCAATGGTAACGCCGGCGTATCGGGCCAATCCGGGGTCATGGCAACAAAATGTAACCCCTGTTCCTCCGGCTTGCAGCGCATTTGCCCGTGGCAAATGAAGCGGGAGGATGATTGTCGGCAGGGCATCTTAAATGGCGCTGAAAATGACCGGTTTTTAACAAATCTTGCGCGTGCTGCCACTTTAAAGTTGATTCATGCTGTACAACACGTTACCCTTACACTCTAGGGATCGAATTGACGGAGAGAAACGCGACTAGCGCTGCCGGTGCAGCGGCATGCCGCGCACCACGGGGAAGCAGTGTCGCGCGATGCTGGGCAATATTGCGCAGTGTGGCGCATTGATGTGCATTGATGTGCGTTGTTGCGCGTTGTTGCGCGTTGTTGCGCATTTGCTGACATGCACCTACCTCGCAGTGTGCCGCAGCGTGCCTTGTATAGGTGCCTTCAATATAAAACACATACCGTACAACAGGTCGATTTTGAGGGAAAAATGAGTTTGTTCTTAACCGTGCCGCCCAACCTCGTTCAGTCCATCAGGGCATTCAGGATCGCTGAACTGCAAGAGGAGGCCGGCCGCCTGGGCCAGCATTTTTTATATGCGTATTGCCATGCCGGCCTGACCAAGCAGCAAGTACTGGGCATCATTGCCGAATCCTTCAGGTTCCCCAAGCCCTGCGGCAAGAATTTCGATGCACTGCGTACCACGTTGACGGAAACGCTGTTCCAGGCCGGAGCCCAGCCCGGCTTCGTGATCGTGCTCGAACAACTGCCCAATACCCAGAAATTCGACCGTGAAGCGCGTGAAACGCTGCTCGACGTGTTCCGCGACGCGGCCGACTGGTGGGCCGAGAAGAAGGTGCCTTTCCGCGTTTTCTACTCCTTCGAATAGCGCCGGGGCGGCCGGCTGAAGCTTCCTCCGCCGTTGTCGTACCTGCGCCAGGCGGCGGTCCGCCGCTGGTCCGCCGTTGGTCTGCCCTTCCGCAGCGGGTACAATGTCGGCCATGAAAAACATCGTCATCCTCATTTCGGGCCGCGGCAGCAATATGGAAGCCGTGGTCCGCGCCGCCGAAGCGGAGCAGTGGCCGGCCCGGATCGCCGCCGTCATCAGCAACCGCG belongs to Pseudoduganella albidiflava and includes:
- a CDS encoding GspE/PulE family protein, encoding MTRTLDLQQIFTWLLADGMVEKAGVKAHYAQAQGILRNTAGSMHPLCAVAHCKILSAQPPHRQLTLDVLTEWLAGRARLPLYRIDPLKVDFTRVADVMSASYAARFNILPVEITADTLTVATADPFALEWEPEIAKISRRSIRRVIANPLDIAQYTSQFFSLAKSIRDANKSNGQDLALRNNFEQLVEMGKSNRQVDANDQHVINIVDWLWQYAFEQRASDIHLEPKRDIGNIRFRIDGMLHQVYQVPAVVMIAMTARIKLLGRMDVIEKRRPQDGRIKTRTAGGQEIELRLSTLPTAFGEKLVMRIFDPEVVVKTLPELGFPPEDAARWDALTKRPHGIILVTGPTGSGKTTTLYTTLKALATSEVNVCTVEDPIEMVEASFNQMQVQPGIDLSFADGVRALMRQDPDIIMVGEIRDLATAEMAIQAALTGHLVLSTLHTNDAPSAVMRLLELGVPYYLLEATIIGIMAQRLVRTLCADCKAPDGTLPDDIWQGIGGSWNLPKPQQVYRPVGCPECRQTGFRGRTGIYELLTVSAAFNALVKEDTDIAALRRQAIADGMKPLRIAGAGKISEGATTAEEVLKATASLA
- a CDS encoding DMT family transporter — translated: MNWLYLAIAIVAEVIATSALKASEGFTRTIPSILVVIGYGVAFYMLSLTLRTIPMGVVYAIWSGAGIVLITLVGYFLFQQRLDLPALVGIGLIVAGVLVMQLFSKSTAH
- a CDS encoding PEP-CTERM sorting domain-containing protein, with the translated sequence MKLSAIAAALALSLPLTAFADVTSTAQISNFRFEVIDLDLNDGVTAQLTLDEVGKVLTAGYYDDFGIPDPFEYLTEDGTVAATVGAGNSTGTLDNGAASVSANFTGSEGELFSTVAVGHSFTLTANTQVILYADAGVSGGVGADATYGGSSYSTLFGGTYDVVTGEPAQIEDYLVSYLGNSEQRLLSVTFSSGNAALEGELGYAVSAYAGVSPVPEPSQVALLTLGLAGLGWRLRRANKRK
- a CDS encoding TonB-dependent siderophore receptor, with translation MNSSSPATSLAALCILSTTLSATAGTEVSEGTPMPQVNVVAERVGDGWNAQASRGATRTETPLEEVPQSVRVIGSQQIDDLGATRMADTVDFVSGISRLNDFGGTWDNFAIRGFSSTDMGYLVNGFPGSRGYNPPRDTATVERFEFLKGPAGAVYGGSEPGGTINIVTKKPKFAADHVAEISIGSAGLRRATLDSTGALGNSVAYRLNVMAEEGNTRSSLLHNKRHLVAPALTWVIDSRTTLNLESEFLRANTPLDRGVINVRGVLGTLPRDRVLNEPGDENLRLSSDTHQATLDHRLSDHWRVRLGASYKESKFQGEYTEANGLAADNRTLNRQATWRTLPSRDSALQAELEGKFATGAVGHTLLVGAEASRLFMNTEILRSANYPIDIHAPVYGQPVPPLANRTSSSDERQRVKAVFAQDQLSLSEQWKLLLGVRWDEYSQSLENRVAKTFVAREQSAVTPRAGVTFLPNAWSSLYLSAGKSFRGNNGTDIAGLPFDPQRSTAYEAGWKLQTPDRRLGATLAIYDITKTNVLTASDIPGYSVAAGEIKSTGVEADVNGQAGRHWRVMGNFAWNDARVTKDKTLAAGTRLANVPEYSAGLLAIREDRLPGGSRYGVGAGVNHVGERSGNNADTYSLPAYTTFKLVSYWQVNRRTRLSVDVHNLANRLFYTASWGNLYVTPGAERSVVARLKVDL
- a CDS encoding acyltransferase family protein; the encoded protein is MKVANKSGDTAATTASNKLSVPEANGRAGTEFMLVNWLKAVAAQLIVLHHLAFYGPMADHARTLLPEVMDWLADPARFAVQVFLVIGGFLAAKSLSPEGRAGLVRPRAALWRRYVKLAPPFLAATLLAALASAWAAAWMTHDSISAPATFAQLCAHAVLLHGVLGYESLSAGAWYVAIDFQLYAALALMLWLGGRVAGTRPLPWLMPCAVALGIAASLFYFNLDAGWDDWAPYFFGSYGLGVMAWWAGDRSRKGGAVALLAALAVLPVLAALVLDFRDRIALALAVAGLLFLFGRLRALPNGPAASAASWLGRISYAIFLVHFPVCLVVNAAFTRFVPAEPAWQLLGMLGAWGASLAAGAAFYRWVEMPLGRMVRSAATRVAAPAWKGSRQRCAREVACAKKKGQPRRLAEMGEGNALLLSVYCRAPTCLCLLSCACLVKPA
- a CDS encoding DMT family transporter; the encoded protein is MVTVGSAVVASKIVAATLPPFTATLLRYAMALPFFLVLMRWQGTRLPEMPRSDWVLLVLQSAAGAIGYTALLMAGLREASAGDAAIIVGLLPLVSALFAVLALGERPHGALWLALAVALAGVLLATGAGSEAARSWRGNLLVLGAVVCESVFILLNRKMKTSVPPLALSVLMTAIGLVLSAAAALPEAPWSLAYGRTALLAIAYYALVPTVAGYLLWYAGAARIGAAEASLMTAVAPVAALFLAAVVLHEPVTPAQLAGTGCVLGAVLAYGLAGRRAISAPSTSKTAA
- a CDS encoding L-dopachrome tautomerase-related protein, whose amino-acid sequence is MPSRPLFAASQTTLSTSFSTSLATSLATAVAACLLGLAAAPAIAQVAPVEKGFTLEKVADFGHQVTGVTVAEDGRVFVNFPRWTEDSPVSVAEVKDGVATPFPNEQWNAWRNARKDELSPGEHWVCVQSVVADKQGNVWVLDPAAPAQGPIVPGGPKLVRISLASSAVLQNIRFDESVATQGSYLNDVRFSPDGKWAYITDSGVRGAIVLVDLATGEAKRLLDGDPSTQPKKGLVVTADGKPLRRPDGKGIEFAADGIALSPDGQYLYWQAIKGDTLYRIATRVLVEEGWRGDDIGGRVETVGRNGVADGLLIDRGGKHMYITSPEDDSVKVRNLQLPGSLPRVVIRDERLRWPDTFSQGPDGVVYVTTSRIQDSAFFKPGAPIALPTSLWRLKNGK